One genomic region from Jilunia laotingensis encodes:
- the pulA gene encoding type I pullulanase, whose translation MKFNYLAVIGVTTATIMSCTPAKKEYASYELYPVRSGSLTEMEYTPVSTKFSLWAPTADEVRLMLFEAGEGGHAYETVPMILGEEGTWTVAVDKDLMGKFYTFNVKVNDKWLGDTPGINAKAVGVNGKRAAIIDMKATDPEGWENDRRPELKSSADIILYEMHHRDFSVDSTSGVKNKGKFLALTEHGTLNPDKLLTGIDHLIELGVTHVHLLPSYDYASVDETKLNDNKYNWGYDPQNYNVPDGSYSTDPYNPSVRIKEFKQMVQALHKAGIRVVLDVVYNHTFNTSESNFERTAPGYFYRQKEDGTFANGSGCGNETASNRPMMRKYMIESVLNWIDEYHIDGFRFDLMGIHDIETMNEIRKAVDKVDPTIYIYGEGWAAEAPKYPADSLAMKANVHEMPGIAAFSDELRDALRGPFNDDHKGAFLAGLPGGEESMKFGIVGAISHPQVNNDSVNYSQAPWALQPTQMISYVSCHDDMCLVDRLKSSIPDITPETLEQLDKLAQTVVFTSQGVPFIYAGEEVMRDKKGVHNSFESPDSINAIDWRRKTTNGDVFMYYKRLIDLRKSHPAFRMGDAELVRKHLEFLPVDGSNLVAFRLKDHANGDSWEDIIVAFNSRNTLAKLSVPEGKYTIVCKDGIIDSRGLGILYGPEVSIPAQSALIIYK comes from the coding sequence ATGAAGTTTAATTATCTAGCAGTAATAGGTGTCACTACAGCCACCATTATGAGTTGTACACCGGCAAAGAAGGAATATGCTTCTTATGAACTTTATCCCGTTCGTTCGGGTAGTTTGACGGAGATGGAATATACACCTGTTTCTACAAAATTTTCCCTTTGGGCGCCTACAGCCGACGAGGTGAGATTAATGTTGTTTGAAGCTGGAGAAGGTGGTCATGCTTACGAAACCGTACCTATGATATTAGGTGAGGAAGGAACTTGGACAGTAGCGGTGGATAAAGATCTGATGGGTAAATTTTACACTTTCAATGTAAAGGTTAATGATAAATGGCTTGGTGATACACCAGGTATCAATGCTAAAGCAGTCGGTGTGAACGGTAAGAGGGCTGCTATTATTGATATGAAAGCTACTGATCCTGAAGGTTGGGAGAATGACAGGCGTCCGGAATTAAAGTCTTCGGCAGATATAATTCTGTATGAAATGCATCATCGTGATTTTTCGGTCGATTCCACTTCAGGTGTCAAGAATAAAGGAAAATTTCTAGCTTTGACCGAACACGGTACGCTGAACCCGGATAAGCTTTTGACCGGTATCGACCATCTGATAGAATTGGGTGTGACACATGTGCATTTGCTTCCATCCTATGATTATGCTTCTGTGGATGAAACTAAACTGAATGATAATAAATACAATTGGGGATATGATCCGCAAAATTATAACGTACCGGATGGTTCCTATTCTACAGACCCTTATAATCCTTCTGTTCGCATAAAAGAATTCAAGCAGATGGTACAGGCATTACACAAAGCGGGTATCCGTGTAGTGCTTGATGTGGTATACAATCATACATTCAATACTTCCGAAAGCAATTTTGAACGGACGGCTCCGGGATATTTCTATCGTCAGAAGGAAGACGGAACATTTGCCAACGGTTCGGGTTGCGGTAATGAGACGGCCAGCAATCGTCCCATGATGCGTAAATACATGATTGAATCCGTACTCAATTGGATCGATGAGTATCATATAGATGGTTTCCGCTTTGATCTGATGGGCATACATGATATAGAAACTATGAATGAAATTCGTAAGGCAGTGGATAAGGTCGATCCTACGATCTATATTTACGGAGAAGGCTGGGCGGCTGAGGCTCCGAAATACCCCGCTGATTCATTGGCAATGAAAGCCAATGTCCATGAAATGCCAGGGATTGCCGCTTTCTCGGATGAATTGCGTGATGCTTTGAGAGGACCATTCAATGATGATCATAAAGGTGCTTTTCTTGCAGGACTTCCGGGGGGAGAGGAGAGTATGAAATTTGGCATTGTCGGAGCTATCAGCCATCCGCAGGTAAATAATGACTCGGTAAATTACAGTCAGGCTCCATGGGCATTACAGCCAACGCAAATGATTAGTTATGTGTCTTGTCATGACGATATGTGCTTGGTAGATAGATTGAAATCGAGTATTCCCGACATTACTCCTGAAACATTGGAGCAATTGGATAAACTGGCACAGACAGTAGTGTTTACTTCTCAGGGCGTACCTTTTATTTATGCAGGTGAAGAGGTGATGCGCGACAAGAAAGGTGTACATAATAGCTTTGAAAGTCCTGACTCTATTAATGCTATCGATTGGAGGCGTAAAACGACGAATGGAGATGTATTCATGTATTATAAACGTTTGATAGACCTTCGCAAATCTCATCCGGCCTTTAGAATGGGTGATGCAGAATTAGTTCGTAAGCATCTAGAATTTCTTCCTGTAGATGGAAGTAATTTGGTTGCTTTCCGTTTAAAAGATCACGCAAACGGGGATAGTTGGGAGGATATCATTGTCGCTTTCAATTCACGTAATACGTTGGCAAAGCTATCTGTACCCGAGGGAAAATATACGATAGTTTGTAAAGATGGAATAATCGATAGTCGTGGTCTTGGCATTTTATATGGACCGGAGGTTAGCATACCGGCACAATCTGCTTTGATTATCTACAAATAG